One Carassius carassius chromosome 20, fCarCar2.1, whole genome shotgun sequence DNA segment encodes these proteins:
- the LOC132096183 gene encoding guanylate-binding protein 1-like, whose product MSKAGLMSSPICLVENVNGSLCVCKDAVEFLSRINEPVVVVSVVGLYRTGKSYLMNRLAGQQSGFALGNTIESKTKGIWMWCVPHPKKEGHTLVLLDTEGLGDVAKGDSKNDSWIFCLAVLLSSTLVYNSRGTIDNSAVEKLHYVVELTEQIKIRSTEAAADEEEEEDCKFVQFFPSFTWVVRDFTLELEINGKRVTEDDYLEFALQLKKGFGKKVSDYNLPRQCIRNYFPSPRKCFVFPSPASPQNMKCLESLQEQDLVPDFLQVTGRFCDNIFHNSVVKTVKGGHRVTGKLLGHLVEIYVDTIKSGKVPCLENAVVTLANLENKTAVQEALKTYQTGMEKVKNKFPVGVDDISSEHQKFSSLAIAEFMKCSFKDEKGEYINKLREDIDMHYAGLLEENEMASERKCKDLLKNLFSDMNKRLQDGVYSQSGGYELYKRDRDAIVEQYRREPNKGVSAEAVLNEFLNERGPEAKSILHMDTKLTENDRKIEEEQERSALLKQQLKEEEEKRIESERMMQAEKERQKDQIRQMQEKFNQELQQQQQEMDRAIESKMMEREEMIKKDMKEKADLLNEEITNLKKEKESSGGFMKEYVMPLIGAVAEILPTFLNYKVMMKGLKNVK is encoded by the exons ATGTCTAAAGCCGGACTAATGTCTTCACCCATATGTTTGGTGGAGAATGTGAATGGATCACTCTGTGTCTGTAAGGACGCTGTTGAGTTCCTGAGCAGGATCAATGAGCCGGTGGTGGTGGTGTCTGTGGTGGGACTCTACCGTACAGGGAAGTCGTACCTGATGAACCGCCTGGCTGGACAACAGTCCG GCTTTGCTCTCGGCAATACTATTGAGTCGAAGACCAAAGGCATCTGGATGTGGTGTGTCCCTCACCCTAAAAAAGAAGGACACACTCTAGTGCTGCTGGATACAGAGGGACTTGGTGACGTGGCCAAA GGAGACTCTAAGAATGACAGCTGGATCTTCTGTCTGGCTGTTCTGCTCAGCAGCACATTGGTGTACAACAGCCGTGGCACTATTGATAACTCTGCAGTGGAAAAGCTGCA CTACGTTGTTGAGCTCACTGAGCAGATCAAGATCAGATCGACAGAAGCAGCAGCtgatgaggaggaagaagaggattgTAAGTTTGTGCAGTTTTTCCCATCATTCACCTGGGTCGTGAGAGATTTCACCTTGGAATTGGAAATTAACGGAAAGAGGGTGACTGAGGACGATTACCTTGAATTTGCCCTTCAGCTCAAGAAAG GTTTTGGCAAGAAAGTCAGTGACTACAACCTGCCTCGTCAGTGCATCCGAAACTATTTCCCGTCCCCCAGGAAGTGTTTCGTTTTCCCTTCTCCAGCCTCACCTCAAAATATGAAATGCTTAGAAAGCTTGCAAGAACAGGACCTTGTACCTGATTTTCTACAGGTCACGGGGCGTTTTTGTGACAACATCTTTCACAATAGTGTTGTTAAAACCGTGAAAGGAGGACACAGAGTTACTGGCAAAT TGCTCGGACATCTGGTGGAGATTTATGTAGACACAATCAAAAGTGGTAAGGTGCCCTGTCTGGAAAATGCAGTTGTCACTCTTGCAAATCTAGAGAACAAGACCGCTGTTCAAGAAGCTTTAAAAACATATCAGACTGGAATGGAAAAG GTGAAGAACAAGTTCCCAGTAGGTGTGGATGATATTTCCTCAGAGCACCAGAAGTTCAGCAGTCTGGCCATCGCTGAGTTtatgaaatgctcctttaaagaTGAAAAAGGAGAATACATTAACAAACTGAGG GAAGACATAGATATGCACTATGCAGGCCTGCTGGAAGAGAATGAGATGGCATCAGAGAGAAAGTGCAAAGATTTGCTGAAGAATCTGTTCTCTGACATGAATAAACGGCTGCAGGATGGAGTGTACAGTCAGTCTGGAGGATATGAACTTTATAAAAGAGACCGAGATGCCATTGTTGAACAGTACCGCAGAGAACCCAACAAAGGTGTATCG GCTGAGGCTGTGCTGAATGAGTTTCTGAATGAGCGAGGACCAGAAGCAAAAAGCATCCTCCACATGGACACAAAACTCACTGAAAATGACAGAAAGATTGAAG AGGAACAGGAAAGGAGTGCTCTACTGAAACAGCAGTtgaaagaggaagaggagaaacgCATTGAGAGTGAACGAATGATGCAGGCAGAGAAAGAGCGGCAGAAGGACCAAATAAGGCAGATGCAGGAGAAGTTCAACCAGgagctgcagcagcagcagcaggagatGGACCGAGCCATTGAGAGCAAGATGATGGAGCGGGAGGAGATGATAAAGAAAGACATGAAGGAGAAAGCTGATCTCCTGAATGAAGAGATAACAAatctaaaaaaagagaaagaaagttcTGGTGGTTTTATGAAGGAATATGTGATGCCTCTTATAGGAGCTGTGGCAGAAATCCTTCCAACTTTCCTTAATTACAAAGTGATGATGAAAggacttaaaaatgtaaaatga